The following proteins are encoded in a genomic region of Synechococcus sp. CBW1002:
- a CDS encoding EAL domain-containing protein, producing MGLGASAGGLEALQELVRHLLVGGGVSYVVAQHLAPDHRSLLVDLVSHTTSLKVVAAVDGMPLQAGTMAICPPNHDVAVEKNRLVVTEPLPRFGPSPSVDLLFESLAEHWGERAVGVVLSGTGSDGARGLRAVRAAGGLTLVQTLDNARFDGMPRAAISLGGAELVLSATEIGQRLAALVSSGADWIGRALPEPEPVMLSTISRQLKHAIGIDFSLYKESTLRRQVRRRMAIRQVSSIEDYLPLLGSDPVEAHALAENLLVTVTAFFRDPAAFTELGRQLRQYLAKQVDNYPLRVWVPGCATGEEVYSIAMVVSQVLDHPADLSRHLKIFGTDLDEASLSIARRATYPVSAAKAIPEDLCQRFVTLANGEMGLSETLRECAVFARHNVGEDPPFPRLDLISCRNTLIYFTTPLRDRVLSLFRYGLLPDGLLFLGGSESLSSRTPGFGVASAEQHLYVRTLEGESPTRLLPPLASRAQPRVLTAFSGAAGNRVAIMRENVPEQHVTLLEALIRQLCHPCLILDEHHDLVEVQGNVTPYCRLPEGQVTSAASSYLRPELQAEARALFLIVRADGMPVMGQPLQLEGLEGKVRLEARPLTAGDRNLTILSFIAVNPSDSNTASTTAPLPSRLIERDTSFDQEVERLEKELLSSQDSLRRSLSELESANEELEASSEELQASSEELQSSNEELEASNEELQATNEALGILNQQLRSRTEELQALNGDMENIQASLSQGMVIVDENLRVTRFTPLAVRVFALVDSDIGQMLPGVPTTVPLPNLREALERVIRGGVREAIEARGDGIAYLAQILPYQDHRGGRHGAIVTLTDVTELVSLRQNAESALQDFTQLADALQEAVWKRARNMKEIVYVSQRMQSLSGWSMAELLDHPEQLDEAIDPADRDRVNQARQAADAWNVRYQLIRRDGQPIWVLETAKVISDTFVVGTLADISEQHATEERAHDMSAIFEAVFQTQAFGVAILDDQYRVVMGNEALCNLVNLDSTLIQGIPIGLIAAAGFEQEIVSAAADVLSGNDRAATRTLQLKGKDGHTPWVTAEVRRLPRPIAKAVVLVILQDVTSLRESTLQLEQMARFDGATGLLNRLSFSEALDREIARASRETLPLALAWVDLDHFKDINDQYGHAAGDEVLCAIGKRLQKEIRGGRDYVGRLGGDEFGVIIAGYSDHHELDAILERLMLELRHPIQAADVELKVGTSVGVAIYGKDATTVDDFLRAADAAMYGIKSQGGNTFQYFTDSMNAAAEQRRLLRRALAEAIAAESFELYFQPIVAAKEGTLWGVEALIRWHRDGQVVHADDFIAFAEQSGLIRELGPLTLRLLRADLERLSATGRSDLSVSLNMSVKQLEDPQLASLLQSWPAVHGLQGLVVEVVESILLPDNSAALKVVHGLIDHGAAISIDDYGTGYSNLRLLKTLEPAFIKLDRSLLLLSLEDDRGRQLMRSAIEMAHGLGAAVVVEGISDTSMATFCQELGADYLQGFAIARPMPLPELLGWLESATGPSA from the coding sequence GTGGGCCTGGGCGCCTCCGCCGGCGGCCTCGAAGCGCTGCAGGAGCTGGTGAGACACCTGCTGGTGGGCGGGGGCGTGAGCTACGTGGTGGCCCAGCACCTCGCCCCCGACCACCGCAGCCTGCTGGTGGATCTGGTGTCTCATACCACCAGCCTCAAGGTGGTCGCGGCCGTGGACGGCATGCCGCTGCAGGCCGGAACGATGGCCATCTGCCCCCCGAACCACGACGTGGCGGTGGAGAAGAATCGGTTGGTTGTCACCGAGCCGCTGCCGCGCTTCGGTCCCAGCCCCAGCGTGGACCTGCTCTTCGAATCCCTGGCCGAGCACTGGGGGGAGCGGGCCGTGGGGGTGGTGCTCTCCGGCACCGGCTCCGATGGCGCCCGCGGGCTGCGGGCGGTGCGGGCCGCCGGCGGGCTCACCCTGGTGCAGACCCTGGACAACGCCCGCTTCGACGGCATGCCGCGGGCCGCCATCTCCCTCGGTGGCGCCGAGCTGGTGCTCAGCGCCACCGAGATCGGCCAGCGCCTCGCCGCCCTGGTGAGCAGCGGCGCCGACTGGATCGGCCGCGCCCTGCCGGAGCCGGAGCCTGTGATGCTCTCCACCATCAGCCGGCAGCTGAAGCACGCCATCGGCATCGACTTCTCCCTCTACAAGGAATCGACCCTGCGCCGGCAGGTCCGGCGGCGCATGGCGATCCGGCAGGTGAGCTCGATCGAGGATTACCTCCCTCTGCTGGGCTCCGATCCTGTTGAGGCGCACGCCCTGGCGGAAAACCTCCTGGTCACGGTGACGGCGTTTTTCCGGGACCCCGCCGCCTTCACCGAGCTCGGCCGTCAGCTGCGGCAGTACCTCGCCAAGCAGGTGGACAACTATCCACTGCGCGTCTGGGTGCCGGGCTGCGCCACCGGGGAAGAGGTGTATTCCATCGCCATGGTGGTGAGCCAGGTGCTGGATCATCCCGCCGATCTGTCACGCCATCTGAAGATCTTCGGTACGGATCTCGACGAGGCGAGCCTCTCGATCGCCCGCCGGGCCACCTATCCGGTCTCGGCCGCCAAGGCGATCCCGGAGGACCTCTGCCAGCGGTTCGTGACCCTCGCCAACGGCGAGATGGGGCTGAGCGAAACGCTGCGCGAATGCGCCGTGTTCGCCCGTCACAACGTGGGGGAAGATCCGCCCTTCCCGCGGCTGGACCTGATCTCCTGCCGCAACACGCTGATCTATTTCACGACCCCCCTGCGGGATCGGGTGCTGAGCCTGTTTCGCTACGGCCTGCTGCCCGACGGCCTGCTGTTTCTGGGGGGCTCCGAATCGCTCAGCAGCCGCACGCCGGGATTTGGGGTGGCCAGCGCTGAACAGCACCTCTATGTCCGCACCCTGGAAGGAGAAAGCCCGACGCGGCTGCTGCCGCCGTTAGCCAGCAGAGCCCAGCCTCGGGTATTGACGGCGTTCAGCGGGGCGGCGGGCAACCGGGTCGCGATCATGCGCGAGAACGTGCCGGAGCAGCACGTCACCCTGCTGGAGGCCCTGATCCGCCAGCTGTGCCACCCCTGCCTCATCCTCGACGAACACCACGACCTGGTGGAGGTGCAGGGGAACGTGACCCCCTACTGCCGTCTGCCAGAGGGCCAGGTCACCTCCGCCGCCAGCTCCTACCTGAGGCCGGAGCTGCAGGCCGAAGCGCGGGCCCTGTTCCTGATCGTCCGCGCCGACGGCATGCCGGTGATGGGCCAGCCGCTGCAGCTGGAGGGACTGGAGGGCAAGGTGCGCCTTGAAGCCCGGCCCCTGACGGCGGGTGATCGCAACCTCACGATTCTGAGCTTCATCGCGGTCAATCCCAGCGACAGCAACACCGCCAGCACCACGGCTCCGCTGCCGAGCCGCCTGATCGAACGGGATACCAGCTTCGATCAGGAGGTGGAGCGGCTGGAGAAGGAGCTGCTCAGCAGCCAGGACTCGCTGCGCCGCTCCCTGTCCGAACTGGAAAGCGCCAACGAGGAGCTGGAGGCCTCCTCCGAGGAGCTGCAGGCGTCGTCGGAGGAGCTGCAATCCTCCAATGAGGAGCTGGAGGCCTCCAACGAGGAACTGCAGGCCACCAATGAGGCCCTGGGGATCCTCAACCAGCAGCTGCGATCCCGCACCGAGGAACTGCAGGCGCTGAACGGCGACATGGAGAACATCCAGGCGTCATTGAGCCAGGGGATGGTGATCGTGGACGAGAATCTGCGCGTCACCCGCTTCACCCCGCTGGCGGTGCGGGTGTTCGCCCTGGTAGACAGCGATATCGGCCAGATGCTGCCTGGCGTTCCCACGACGGTGCCCCTGCCGAACCTGCGGGAGGCCCTGGAGCGGGTGATCCGGGGAGGCGTCAGGGAGGCGATTGAGGCCCGAGGCGACGGCATCGCCTACCTGGCCCAGATCCTCCCCTATCAGGACCACCGCGGCGGCCGCCATGGCGCCATCGTGACGCTCACCGATGTCACGGAGCTGGTGAGTCTGCGCCAGAACGCCGAATCAGCGCTGCAGGACTTCACCCAGCTCGCCGATGCCCTGCAGGAGGCGGTGTGGAAGAGAGCCCGCAATATGAAGGAGATTGTCTATGTCAGCCAGCGCATGCAGAGCCTCAGCGGCTGGAGCATGGCGGAACTCCTCGACCACCCTGAACAGCTGGATGAGGCGATCGATCCAGCCGACCGCGACCGCGTCAACCAGGCCAGGCAAGCGGCCGATGCGTGGAACGTTCGCTATCAGCTGATCCGTCGCGATGGCCAGCCCATCTGGGTGCTGGAGACGGCCAAGGTGATCAGCGACACCTTCGTGGTGGGCACCCTGGCCGACATCAGCGAACAGCACGCCACCGAAGAACGGGCCCATGACATGTCCGCGATCTTCGAAGCGGTGTTCCAGACCCAGGCCTTCGGTGTGGCCATCCTCGATGACCAGTATCGGGTGGTGATGGGCAACGAGGCACTCTGCAATCTGGTGAACCTGGATTCCACCTTGATCCAGGGCATTCCGATCGGCCTGATCGCCGCGGCGGGGTTCGAGCAGGAGATCGTCTCCGCCGCAGCAGACGTGCTCAGTGGCAACGACCGTGCCGCCACCCGGACCCTGCAACTCAAGGGCAAGGATGGCCACACCCCCTGGGTGACGGCCGAGGTGCGGCGGCTGCCGCGACCGATCGCCAAGGCCGTGGTTCTGGTGATCCTGCAGGATGTGACCAGCCTGCGGGAATCGACCCTGCAGCTGGAGCAGATGGCCCGCTTTGATGGCGCGACCGGACTGCTCAACCGACTCAGCTTCTCGGAGGCCCTCGATCGCGAGATCGCCAGGGCCTCCCGGGAGACTCTGCCCCTGGCCCTGGCCTGGGTGGATCTGGATCACTTCAAGGACATCAACGACCAATACGGCCATGCCGCTGGCGATGAGGTGCTGTGCGCGATCGGCAAGCGCCTGCAGAAAGAAATCCGCGGCGGCAGGGATTACGTGGGCCGGCTGGGCGGCGATGAATTTGGCGTGATCATCGCCGGCTACAGCGACCATCACGAACTCGATGCCATCCTGGAACGGCTGATGCTGGAATTGAGGCATCCGATTCAGGCGGCGGATGTGGAACTCAAGGTGGGCACCAGTGTGGGGGTGGCGATCTACGGCAAAGACGCCACCACGGTGGACGACTTTCTGCGTGCCGCCGATGCGGCGATGTATGGAATCAAGAGCCAGGGCGGCAACACCTTTCAATACTTCACCGATTCAATGAATGCCGCCGCCGAGCAGCGGCGCCTGCTGCGGCGCGCGCTGGCGGAGGCAATCGCCGCAGAGTCGTTTGAGCTGTATTTCCAGCCGATCGTGGCGGCCAAAGAGGGAACGCTCTGGGGGGTGGAAGCGCTGATTCGCTGGCACCGCGACGGGCAGGTGGTGCATGCGGACGACTTCATCGCGTTCGCCGAGCAGAGCGGTCTGATCCGCGAGCTCGGGCCCCTCACCCTGCGCCTGCTGCGGGCCGATCTGGAGCGCCTCAGCGCCACCGGCCGCAGCGATCTGTCGGTGAGCCTGAACATGTCGGTGAAGCAGCTGGAAGATCCCCAGCTCGCCTCCCTGCTGCAGAGCTGGCCCGCGGTCCACGGCCTCCAGGGCCTTGTGGTGGAAGTGGTGGAATCCATCCTGCTGCCCGACAACAGCGCGGCCCTGAAGGTGGTGCATGGCCTGATCGATCACGGCGCCGCCATTTCGATCGACGACTACGGCACCGGCTATTCCAACCTCAGGCTGCTGAAGACACTGGAGCCCGCCTTCATCAAGCTGGATCGCTCCCTGCTGCTGCTCAGCCTCGAGGATGATCGCGGCAGGCAATTGATGCGATCCGCCATCGAAATGGCCCATGGCCTCGGGGCCGCCGTGGTGGTGGAAGGCATCAGTGACACAAGCATGGCCACCTTCTGCCAGGAGCTGGGGGCGGATTACCTGCAGGGCTTCGCGATCGCCAGACCCATGCCCCTGCCGGAACTGCTGGGCTGGCTGGAGTCAGCCACTGGGCCGTCGGCCTAG
- a CDS encoding cupin domain-containing protein, with translation MASDPAQLIRQLELQPHPEGGWYRELHRSAVGVVRQDDGQPRAGLTLIAFLLQAGESSRWHRVRQADELWYHGGGAPLDLLRLPPQGGGTEHLRLGPLDPADPQQQPVQLIPADWWQAARSLGAWSLSYCSVGPGFDFADFDLLADLPLAERPDGADPALI, from the coding sequence ATGGCCTCCGATCCAGCACAACTGATTCGCCAGCTGGAGCTGCAACCCCATCCGGAGGGGGGCTGGTACCGGGAACTGCACCGCTCCGCCGTGGGGGTGGTGCGGCAGGACGACGGCCAGCCGCGGGCCGGCCTCACCCTGATCGCCTTCCTGCTGCAGGCGGGCGAATCGAGCCGCTGGCACCGGGTCCGCCAGGCCGATGAGCTCTGGTATCACGGCGGCGGCGCACCGCTCGACCTGCTGCGCCTGCCACCCCAGGGCGGCGGCACCGAGCACCTGCGGCTCGGCCCCCTCGATCCAGCAGACCCCCAGCAGCAGCCTGTGCAGCTGATCCCGGCCGACTGGTGGCAGGCGGCGCGCAGCCTGGGGGCCTGGAGCCTCAGTTACTGCAGCGTGGGACCGGGATTCGACTTCGCCGACTTCGACCTCCTGGCTGATCTGCCGCTGGCCGAGCGCCCCGATGGCGCCGATCCGGCCCTGATCTGA